A region from the Triticum aestivum cultivar Chinese Spring chromosome 3D, IWGSC CS RefSeq v2.1, whole genome shotgun sequence genome encodes:
- the LOC123077030 gene encoding uncharacterized protein, with amino-acid sequence MAEGGIVVAICQHGGEFTPGPNGNLVYKGGEAHAVDVSREMPLDSFKDEVSKVFHVDVTDMSFKYFLPNNNRTLITISCDRDLQRMVDFTASAAQVDVFVISKGENRSVVTYTGASTVKAGSNAQGDKRKKPASKNKASKSNKKTPNATGAAVEANTHDFNQPRPVETLNDYNEDFQLEFGRDVAFATTAEAVSSAPDVMNQEKLALVDTTQRELIGPFDDSINAYDGSEIIIDPPQELTSNPTMFWDDIIKGVGQEFDNVKDFRAQLCKYSIAKGFAYRFIKNETTRVTVKCVGDGCTWRLHASESSRSKKFVIKKMTDVHTCGGEGGEGQRRATRQWLTTIIKEKLRVNASLKPKDLVKEIYEEYGVLLTYSQVWRGREVAQKEMFHVMRETFGHLPWYRDRLFQTNPGSSLELSQTVDTRRVFIAFHASLHGFANGCRPLLFLDKVPLKATNEYKLLVAAAVDADDGVFPVAFNVVEDESYDSWVWFLMQLRIALQYHSYPFNAMTFLSNGQKGLDAAVPHVFEDSHHAFCLHHIMEEFRGELRKGPWSQQIRDAMVEDFTRAAEACSIDEFNASIESIRNISTEAADWIIASKPEHWSDAVFTGCRYDHFSSNIVDAFNNWIPTKKEGSMVLMIDSLRIKIVEIMEARREACKSWEGPLTPSMDFKAQGEMSKASKLTVLCSSETVFEVRGSGIFVVNLANWECTCRRWQLSGLPCMHAVAVFNRIGRSFYDYCSKFFKIESYHMAYSGTILPIPDMDTFDFSAGATIPPPKPRTSDKPRRKRFNPNKVTTLIRLCSRCKQAGHNKATCEALL; translated from the exons ATGGCAGAGGGTGGTATTGTGGTGGCCATCTGCCAGCACGGCGGGGAGTTCACTCCTGGCCCCAATGGGAATCTGGTCTACAAAGGGGGAGAAGCGCACGCCGTTGACGTCTCTCGGGAGATGCCACTGGACAGCTTCAAGGATGAGGTGTCCAAGGTGTTCCATGTCGATGTCACTGACATGTCGTTCAAATACTTCCTGCCAAACAACAACAGAACGCTCATCACAATCTCATGTGATCGGGATTTGCAACGGATGGTTGATTTTACTGCCAGTGCCGCGCAAGTAGACGTTTTTGTCATTAGTAAAGGGGAGAACAG GAGTGTTGTAACTTACACTGGAGCTTCCACTGTTAAAGCTGGATCTAATGCACAGGGTGACAAAAGGAAAAAGCCAGCTTCCAAAAACAA GGCATCCAAAAGTAACAAGAAGACCCCAAATGCTACCGGTGCTGCAGTTGAAGCTAATACCCATGATTTCAATCAGCCAAGACCGGTGGAGACTTTAAATGATTACAATGA GGATTTTCAACTAGAATTTGGACGTGATGTTGCCTTTGCCACCACAGCTGAGGCTGTTTCCTCTGCTCCAGACGTTATGAATCAGGAGAAGCTTGCTCTCGTTGATACCACACAAAG GGAACTAATTGGGCCTTTTGATGATTCAATCAATGCATATGATGGTTCGGAGATCATAATAGATCCTCCCCAGGAACTTACCAGTAACCCCACTATGTTCTGGGATGACATTATTAAAGGTGTTGGTCAAGAATTTGATAACGTGAAGGATTTCCGAGCTCAGTTGTGCAAGTATTCCATCGCGAAAGGATTTGCGTACCGGTTCATAAAAAATGAAACCACCAGAGTCACTGTGAAGTGTGTTGGGGATGGCTGCACCTGGAGATTGCATGCATCCGAGTCATCTCGTAGCAAGAAGTTTGTTATCAAGAAAATGACTGATGTGCACACATGTGGAGGAGAAGGTGGAGAGGGTCAGCGGCGAGCAACAAGGCAGTGGCTGACTACCATCATTAAGGAGAAACTGCGTGTGAACGCATCACTCAAGCCGAAGGACCTTGTCAAAGAAATATATGAAGAATATGGAGTTCTGCTGACCTATTCACAGGTTTGGCGAGGTAGAGAAGTGGCACAGAAGGAGATGTTTCATGTTATGAGGGAGACATTTGGCCATTTGCCCTGGTACCGTGACAGACTTTTTCAGACTAACCCAGGGAGCTCACTTGAATTGTCTCAGACAGTGGATACACGCCGTGTTTTTATCGCATTCCATGCTTCTTTGCACGGATTTGCAAATGGGTGCAGGCCCCTCCTTTTTCTTGACAAGGTTCCGCTCAAGGCGACAAATGAGTACAAGTTGCTGGTTGCGGCTGCAGTTGATGCAGATGATGGTGTCTTTCCAGTGGCATTTAATGTGGTTGAAGATGAAAGTTATGACAGCTGGGTTTGGTTCTTGATGCAGCTGAGGATTGCTCTCCAATATCACAGCTACCCATTCAATGCTATGACATTCTTGTCCAATGGACAAAAGGGTCTGGATGCTGCTGTTCCACATGTGTTTGAAGATAGCCACCATGCCTTCTGTTTACATCATATCATGGAGGAATTCAGAGGAGAACTGAGGAAGGGACCATGGTCGCAACAGATAAGAGATGCGATGGTCGAGGATTTTACTCGTGCGGCCGAAGCATGCAGCATTGATGAGTTTAATGCATCAATTGAGAGCATAAGGAATATATCCACTGAAGCTGCCGACTGGATCATTGCGAGTAAGCCAGAGCATTGGTCAGATGCTGTCTTCACAGGCTGCCGGTATGACCATTTCTCATCAAACATTGTTGATGCATTTAATAACTGGATACCAACAAAGAAGGAGGGGTCCATGGTGCTGATGATAGACTCTCTGAGAATAAAAATAGTGGAGATAATGGAAGCAAGGCGTGAGGCCTGCAAGTCATGGGAAGGGCCTTTAACACCTTCCATGGATTTCAAAGCGCAGGGTGAGATGTCGAAGGCTAGTAAGCTGACCGTGCTGTGCTCTTCCGAGACTGTGTTTGAAGTGCGGGGCAGCGGTATTTTTGTTGTTAATCTTGCAAATTGGGAATGCACATGTCGGAGGTGGCAACTTTCTGGCCTCCCTTGTATGCATGCTGTTGCTGTGTTTAACAGGATTGGACGATCTTTCTACGACTACTGTTCCAAGTTTTTTAAAATAGAGAGCTACCATATGGCATACTCAGGAACAATCCTCCCAATTCCTGACATGGATACCTTTGATTTTAGTGCTGGGGCAACGATCCCACCTCCCAAGCCACGCACATCAGATAAACCGAGAAGAAAGAGGTTTAATCCCAACAAGGTAACCACTCTTATACGGCTCTGTAGCAGGTGCAAGCAGGCAGGCCACAACAAGGCAACATGTGAAGCCCTTCTGTAG